The proteins below come from a single Rosa rugosa chromosome 2, drRosRugo1.1, whole genome shotgun sequence genomic window:
- the LOC133734417 gene encoding putative disease resistance RPP13-like protein 1, with amino-acid sequence MALEVVGGAFLSSSLAVLFDRMASRPVVDFIRGKKTTAGLLQKLKMKLLSVNTLLDDAEEKQLRNSSVRDWLNELKDVLYHADDLLDEIKTETLRCKMEGDDSGSSRTNQVLEFSSISIHELDKSLEPRILDILDRLELIVNEKDVLDLKEGVKDRPQGRLLTTSLVEESSVYGRDEEKEAIIKLLLADGVTGNKTDVLPIVGMGGLGKTTLAQLVYNDDRVKQHFDHQSWSCVSEEFDVIKITQTIYGAVTSQTCNITDLDMLQVKLKKTLTGKKFLFVLDDVWTVNLMKWDLLSRPFESGGHGSKIVVTTRDEGVACRMGTLQSRHLMQLSEENCSSLFSKYAFKNAGVTTDPSLEVIGKQIAQKCKGLPLAAKSLGGLLRSEPNIEKWKEILNNDIWELRDEENDILPALWLSYHYLPPHLKRCFAYCSIFPQDYEFQKSDLVLLWMAEDLLPLKLKITVEEVGDKYFDDLVSRSFFQHVPQQYSHYSVEPIFTMHDLIHDLANFVSGEFCIRLENNNSVLENVSKTRHLWCVNASAVIDQWDSLCEAKYLRTFLVLSKYQYVRVRPNFDFDIFLKLQCLRVLNLSRHEIGELPSSISKLKHLRHLDLSWTSIKKLPDEMCTLYNLQTLLLLACKSLVELPTDLGRLINLRHLAIRGTKIEKMPRRMGKMKDLQTIRGKFVLDKYTGGNIVEIKELQQLRGTLCISGLCNIVHVTDAMETNMRKKKYLDELVLEWGGKSGDTDDTQKDRDVLENLQPHTNLKKLEIRSYGGTRFPGWLEDLSSLSNLVHLRLLDCGNCLSLPSVEQLPSLQELEIEGFNGVVTVGSKPFPNLRKLRLKSCPEVTGTFMLACFPKLESLTLDNVNVESLHSTTLLSLVKLRISSCPNFVCFQDGGLNAPNLETIEVHKCSKLRSLPQHMHNLLPSLWLLFVDDCSELESFPEGGLPSKLKYLYIWRCKKLIGNRMQWGLPTLTSLEFLWVDLRGCEQVVDSFPDEGLLPPTLSQLSIHGISKLDGKGFTQLTSLKQLEIHNCPELQCLPDEGLPTSLSYLHIVNCPLLEQRCQRETGEDWPKIAHIEYISINNKRI; translated from the coding sequence ATGGCTCTGGAAGTTGTGGGTGgagcttttctctcttcttctcttgctGTTCTGTTTGATAGGATGGCTTCCCGTCCGGTTGTTGACTTCATCCGAGGAAAGAAGACCACCGCTGGGCTGCTCCAGAAGTTGAAGATGAAGTTGTTGTCGGTTAATACGTTGCTTGATGATGCAGAGGAGAAGCAACTCAGAAACTCTAGCGTCAGGGATTGGCTTAATGAGCTTAAAGATGTTCTCTATCATGCCGATGACCTCTTGGATGAAATCAAGACTGAAACTCTGCGTTGCAAGATGGAAGGAGATGATTCTGGAAGCAGCCGCACAAATCAGGTACTCGAGTTTAGTTCTATTTCCATTCATGAACTTGACAAAAGTCTGGAACCCAGGATACTGGACATTCTTGACAGATTAGAACTTATTGTCAACGAAAAAGATGTGCTTGATTTGAAAGAGGGTGTTAAAGATAGACCACAAGGAAGACTGCTCACAACTTCTTTGGTAGAAGAGTCTAGTGTATATGGAAGGGATGAAGAAAAGGAGGCCATTATCAAGTTGTTGTTAGCGGATGGTGTGACTGGAAATAAGACGGATGTGCTTCCAATTGTGGGCATGGGTGGGCTTGGAAAGACTACTCTTGCTCAACTCGTATACAACGATGACAGAGTCAAGCAACATTTTGACCATCAATCATGGTCTTGTGTTTCAGAAGAATTTGATGTCATCAAAATAACCCAGACAATTTACGGGGCGGTCACTTCACAAACTTGTAACATCACAGATCTAGACATGCTTCAAGTTAAACTAAAGAAGACGTTGACAGGGAAGAAATTTctctttgttcttgatgatgtttGGACTGTGAATTTAATGAAGTGGGATCTCTTGAGCCGACCCTTTGAGAGTGGAGGTCATGGAAGTAAGATCGTTGTCACAACACGTGATGAAGGTGTCGCATGCAGGATGGGTACCCTTCAAAGTAGACATCTAATGCAATTATCTGAGGAAAATTGCTCGTCGTTGTTCTCAAAGTATGCCTTCAAGAATGCAGGTGTTACTACAGATCCGTCGCTTGAAGTGATTGGAAAACAGATTGCTCAAAAGTGTAAAGGACTCCCTTTAGCTGCAAAATCACTTGGGGGTCTTTTACGTTCTGAACCAAATAttgagaaatggaaagaaatattGAACAATGACATATGGGAGTTGCGAGATGAAGAGAATGACATTTTACCCGCTCTATGGTTGAGCTACCATTATCTACCTCCACATCTGAAGCGTTGTTTTGCTTACTGTTCCATATTTCCTCAAGATTATGAGTTTCAGAAATCGGATCTGGTTTTGTTGTGGATGGCTGAAGATCTCTTACCACTGAAATTGAAGATTACAGTTGAAGAAGTCGGAGATAAGTACTTTGATGATCTAGTGTCGAGGTCATTTTTTCAACATGTACCACAGCAGTATTCTCACTATTCTGTTGAGCCAATTTTCACAATGCATGACCTTATACATGACTTAGCAAACTTTGTCTCGGGAGAGTTCTGTATTAGGTTGGAGAACAATAACTCAGTATTGGAAAATGTCAGCAAGACTCGCCACTTATGGTGTGTGAATGCATCTGCCGTAATTGATCAATGGGACAGTTTGTGTGAAGCCAAGTATTTGCGAACCTTTCTAGTACTGTCAAAATATCAGTACGTACGTGTACGTCCCAACTTCGATTTTGATATATTCCTGAAGCTTCAATGTTTACGAGTGCTCAATTTATCAAGGCACGAAATTGGTGAGCTGCCTAGTTCAATTAGCAAGTTGAAGCATCTAAGGCACTTGGACTTGTCTTGGACATCAATTAAAAAGTTACCCGATGAAATGTGTACTTTATATAATTTACAGACGTTGTTGTTGCTCGCTTGTAAATCTCTAGTTGAGTTGCCAACTGATTTGGGAAGATTAATCAACTTGCGTCATCTTGCTATTAGAGGCACAAAGATAGAAAAGATGCCACGAAGGATGGGCAAAATGAAAGATCTCCAAACAATAAGAGGTAAGTTCGTCCTAGACAAATACACTGGTGGTAACATTGTCGAGATTAAAGAGCTTCAGCAGTTGCGCGGAACACTATGCATCTCTGGGCTTTGCAATATTGTGCATGTAACAGATGCCATGGAGACCAatatgaggaagaagaagtatTTGGATGAATTAGTTTTGGAATGGGGAGGCAAGTCTGGTGACACCGACGATACGCAAAAAGATAGAGATGTGCTGGAGAACCTCCAACCTCATACAAACCTAAAAAAACTCGAGATTCGATCTTATGGCGGCACAAGATTTCCAGGTTGGTTGGAAGATCTTTCTAGTTTATCTAATCTGGTTCATCTTCGACTTCTGGATTGCGGAAATTGTTTGTCCTTGCCATCAGTTGAGCAGCTACCTTCCCTCCAAGAGCTAGAGATTGAAGGATTTAATGGAGTGGTGACTGTGGGTTCTAAGCCTTTTCCTAATCTTCGTAAGCTTCGTCTGAAATCTTGTCCCGAGGTAACCGGGACATTCATGTTAGCCTGCTTCCCAAAGCTTGAAAGCCTCACACTGGACAATGTCAATGTAGAATCTCTCCATTCCACTACACTCCTCTCCCTTGTCAAACTCAGAATATCTTCATGCccaaattttgtttgttttcaagATGGAGGGCTGAATGCGCCCAACTTGGAGACCATCGAAGTCCATAAATGTTCGAAACTGAGGTCGTTGCCGCAACACATGCACAACCTTCTCCCATCTCTCTGGTTGTTGTTCGTAGATGATTGTTCAGAATTGGAATCATTTCCCGAAGGGGGATTGCCGTCTAAGTTGAAATACTTGTACATCTGGCGCTGCAAGAAACTCATTGGAAACCGTATGCAGTGGGGTCTACCAACACTCACCTCTCTTGAGTTCTTGTGGGTCGACTTGAGGGGATGTGAACAAGTTGTAGATTCATTTCCAGACGAGGGGCTGCTGCCCCCCACTCTCTCACAACTCAGTATCCACGGTATTTCGAAGCTGGACGGCAAGGGGTTTACACAACTCACCTCTCTTAAACAGTTGGAAATTCACAATTGCCCTGAACTCCAATGCTTGCCAGATGAAGGGCTACCCACTTCCCTTTCTTATCTGCACATCGTAAATTGTCCTTTACTAGAACAACGTTGCCAGAGAGAGACAGGGGAAGATTGGCCCAAGATTGCTCACATCGAGTACATTTCTATCAATAACAAACGTATATGA
- the LOC133734419 gene encoding uncharacterized protein LOC133734419 isoform X1: MRRRVKGLVLRAQARIFLAWISSGISFLESKRYSKSAGKKTVEYMVALAEKSKDMSMSAGTLHADLNNCVTASGNQLLRKSICTSRNGTTYWSVSPQASRLREVVWTENKIKKAPKDCSFQTSMLYEARKVLELVDLFPTMMKQQ; this comes from the exons ATGAGAAGAAGGGTGAAAGGTCTGGTGCTTCGTGCTCAAGCTCGGATCTTCCTTGCATGGATAAGCTCAGGGATCAGCTTTCTTGAGAG CAAAAGATACTCTAAAAGTGCAGGCAAGAAAACAGTGGAGTACATGGTGGCATTAGCAGAGAAATCTAAAGACATGTCCATGTCTGCAG GTACACTGCATGCAGATCTCAACAACTGTGTGACTGCATCTGGTAATCAGCTCTTGAGGAAGTCAATCTGCACATCCAGAAATGGTACCACTTATTGGTCAGTATCTCCGCAAGCTTCTAGACTTAGAGAGGTCGTTTGGACAG aaaataaaataaaaaaggcaCCAAAAGATTGTAGCTTTCAG ACATCGATGTTATATGAAGCAAGGAAGGTATTGGAATTAGTTGACCTATTTCCAACCATGATGAAACAACAATGA
- the LOC133734419 gene encoding uncharacterized protein LOC133734419 isoform X2 yields MRRRVKGLVLRAQARIFLAWISSGISFLESKRYSKSAGKKTVEYMVALAEKSKDMSMSAGTLHADLNNCVTASGNQLLRKSICTSRNGTTYWSVSPQASRLREVVWTDIDVI; encoded by the exons ATGAGAAGAAGGGTGAAAGGTCTGGTGCTTCGTGCTCAAGCTCGGATCTTCCTTGCATGGATAAGCTCAGGGATCAGCTTTCTTGAGAG CAAAAGATACTCTAAAAGTGCAGGCAAGAAAACAGTGGAGTACATGGTGGCATTAGCAGAGAAATCTAAAGACATGTCCATGTCTGCAG GTACACTGCATGCAGATCTCAACAACTGTGTGACTGCATCTGGTAATCAGCTCTTGAGGAAGTCAATCTGCACATCCAGAAATGGTACCACTTATTGGTCAGTATCTCCGCAAGCTTCTAGACTTAGAGAGGTCGTTTGGACAG ACATCGATGTTATATGA
- the LOC133730829 gene encoding uncharacterized protein LOC133730829: protein MGYGKVIEAEAWGMLLGLQMAYQLNIPKIIVECDLEFIVQLLNNGVDSLHPFKSVIDSCLQMKAGFEECIVAHVYREVNMVADVLSKCSLDTDIGTIYMEQPPPQVINAFLDDLSEVPRSSKVSSKHKLIWSIVRDKGEGHLEQPK, encoded by the exons ATGGGATATGGCAAAGTCATTGAGGCTGAGGCTTGGGGGATGCTTCTTGGTTTGCAGATGGCTTATCAATTGAATATCCCTAAAATTATAGTTGAATGCGATTTAGAATTTATTGTTCAGTTGTTGAACAATGGTGTTGATAGCCTTCATCCTTTTAAGAGTGTTATCGATAGCTGCCTACAAATGAAAGCTGGATTTGAAGAATGCATTGTGGCTCATGTGTATCGAGAAGTTAACATGGTTGCAGATGTGCTATCTAAGTGTAGTTTGGACACTGACATAGGCACTATCTACATGGAGCAACCACCTCCTCAAGTTATCAATGCCTTCCTTGATGATTTGAGTGAAGTTCCTAGATCTAGTAAAGTTT CATCAAAACATAAGCTCATTTGGAGCATCGTAAGAGACAAGGGAGAAGGCCACCTGGAACAACCAAAGTAA